The proteins below come from a single Methanothrix thermoacetophila PT genomic window:
- the cobN gene encoding cobaltochelatase subunit CobN, translating to MEKVRIAYITTQQSKDVVPLVTAFREILDKEGEIAELQLRSGDDLSDLKQIEELTNFAISSHIIIFSLMGGKKSLPCFDELIKRLSEKGVPIFAQSGSAEHDLELREVSTVTEDVYETVSEYISYGGRENFRNLVLYLANRFAGAKYAFRDPEKSVWEGIYHPEFDHVPSLEEYMQKRCREDRLTVGIWFYHSFWQSGNTAFVDEMIREVERAGANVIPVFMYSLKDEDLGTRGAEWVIENYFMQNGRPIIDVLINPLMFSISMRSCTEGSSIFSRLRVPIIKAIITYNSLKDWQESQCGLTPMDITLSVAMPEFDGDLITVPVAAKERTERDPLTGVTVTRLEPIPERVRKLVQLSLNWARLRHKPNDEKRVAIILHNYPPRDDRIGTAFGLDIPASVLNIMRVLKAAGYRIYEIPESGDALIRDIKKHLTNDNRLRSPEEMKSRAVASVSRERYMKWFDELPINIRRRMVKSWGNPPGELFVHRGGILIPGIINGNIFIGLQPPRGFLENAAAIYHSPDLPIPHHYYAYYRWIRDIFRADLIMHIGKHGSLEWLPGKSVGLSDSCFPDIAISDLPNIYPYIINNPGEGTQAKRRSYCCIIDHLVPVMHRANLYDHLAELEVMLRDYHHAASEDPGKLESMKRIVWEKVVQARLDRDLGIDENTALSDFDQLLVRLHDYLNEIADTQIRDGLHVLGVPPKDTRLDEFLVSLTRLQNGEVPSLRETLALIMGYDYSSLMAGRGRYFGMKTGGELLEDIDELSLHLVAKLRENGFDPESIPKVEDEILGRRDARLELVLNYIIKLSQKITSTEDELNNLLAASEGCYVPSGPSGAPTRGMADILPTGRNFYSVDPQAIPTPAAWNVGVANADALLRRYIREEGRYPEAIGMVIWGSSTMRTKGDDIAEALYLIGVRPIWDRRNGRVQGLEVIPLEELKRPRIDVLIRISGLFRDAFPNIVHLIDEAVEMVASLDEPHDMNYLARHVAEDVNEKLDDGIDPKLARIEASYRIFGCRPGAYGAGVCEAVDSKNWRDLKDLAEIYVTWGGYAYTRQEYGTIVPESFKKCLCRLELTVKNEDTREYDMLDSDDFYSYHGGMIAAVRAFRGDRPRSYCGDSSDPERVKVRSISEETMHIFRARILNPKWIESMKRHGYKGAGDLSRTVDVVFGWDATSEVIEEWMYEELANRYALDKDMQEWLKEVNPHALQNIVERLLEAIERGMWRATESMREKLRSIYLDVEGTLEE from the coding sequence ATGGAGAAGGTCAGAATTGCCTACATAACGACTCAGCAATCCAAGGATGTGGTGCCTCTCGTCACAGCGTTCAGGGAGATTCTCGATAAAGAGGGCGAGATAGCTGAGCTGCAGCTGCGGTCTGGAGACGATCTCTCTGACCTCAAACAGATCGAAGAGCTGACAAATTTTGCAATCAGCTCTCACATCATAATATTCAGCTTGATGGGGGGAAAGAAGAGCCTTCCGTGTTTCGATGAGCTGATCAAACGACTTTCCGAGAAAGGGGTTCCGATCTTTGCCCAGTCAGGATCTGCGGAGCATGATCTGGAGCTCAGGGAAGTATCTACCGTCACAGAAGATGTCTATGAAACTGTATCAGAGTACATCAGCTACGGTGGAAGGGAGAACTTCAGGAATCTCGTCCTCTACTTAGCGAATAGATTTGCCGGTGCTAAATATGCATTTCGAGATCCAGAGAAGTCTGTCTGGGAGGGGATATACCATCCGGAGTTCGATCATGTTCCCTCTCTCGAGGAGTACATGCAGAAGAGATGCAGAGAGGACAGACTGACAGTTGGTATCTGGTTTTACCACAGCTTCTGGCAGTCGGGAAACACCGCATTTGTAGATGAGATGATCAGAGAGGTTGAACGTGCAGGTGCAAACGTGATCCCTGTATTCATGTACTCCCTCAAGGATGAGGATCTGGGGACGAGAGGCGCAGAATGGGTTATCGAGAACTATTTCATGCAAAACGGCAGGCCGATAATAGATGTGCTGATCAACCCTCTGATGTTCTCGATATCGATGAGATCCTGTACAGAGGGATCATCGATATTCTCCAGGCTCAGAGTACCCATCATAAAGGCAATCATAACCTATAATTCCCTGAAAGATTGGCAGGAGTCGCAATGTGGCTTGACTCCGATGGACATCACGTTGAGTGTTGCAATGCCAGAGTTCGATGGAGATCTCATCACGGTACCGGTGGCTGCCAAAGAGAGAACTGAGCGAGATCCTCTGACAGGGGTGACAGTGACCCGGCTTGAGCCGATTCCGGAGAGGGTCCGGAAGCTCGTTCAGCTGAGCCTGAATTGGGCCAGGCTGAGACATAAACCAAACGATGAGAAAAGGGTTGCCATAATCCTTCACAATTACCCGCCTCGAGACGATCGCATCGGCACAGCTTTCGGTCTTGATATCCCTGCCTCGGTTTTGAATATAATGCGTGTGCTCAAGGCTGCAGGATACCGTATATATGAGATTCCGGAGAGCGGAGATGCTTTGATACGAGATATAAAAAAGCATCTCACAAATGATAACCGGCTGAGAAGCCCGGAGGAGATGAAGAGCAGAGCAGTAGCGAGCGTCTCGCGAGAGCGGTACATGAAATGGTTTGACGAGCTGCCGATCAACATTCGTAGAAGAATGGTAAAATCTTGGGGCAACCCACCGGGGGAGCTCTTTGTGCACAGAGGTGGTATTCTAATCCCTGGTATCATAAATGGCAACATCTTCATCGGTCTCCAGCCACCACGCGGCTTTCTGGAGAATGCAGCTGCGATCTACCACAGTCCCGATCTGCCCATACCGCATCATTACTATGCATACTACAGATGGATACGTGACATCTTCAGGGCAGACTTGATAATGCATATAGGAAAGCACGGCTCACTGGAATGGCTTCCTGGGAAATCTGTTGGACTCTCAGATTCGTGTTTTCCTGATATTGCAATATCGGACCTGCCCAACATATATCCGTACATCATCAACAATCCAGGGGAGGGCACACAAGCGAAGAGAAGAAGTTACTGCTGTATTATAGATCACCTTGTTCCGGTGATGCACAGGGCGAACCTCTACGATCATCTTGCTGAGCTTGAGGTGATGCTCCGAGATTACCATCATGCTGCATCAGAGGATCCGGGAAAGCTTGAGAGCATGAAGAGAATCGTATGGGAAAAGGTCGTACAGGCCAGGCTGGACCGCGACCTTGGTATCGATGAGAATACAGCATTATCCGATTTCGATCAACTGCTGGTGAGGTTGCACGATTACCTGAACGAGATCGCAGACACGCAGATAAGAGATGGTCTACATGTTCTGGGGGTGCCGCCAAAAGATACTCGCCTTGATGAATTCCTGGTCTCGCTCACGAGACTTCAAAATGGCGAGGTACCATCATTGAGAGAAACGCTCGCTTTAATTATGGGTTACGATTACAGCAGTCTCATGGCCGGCAGAGGAAGATATTTTGGAATGAAGACTGGCGGAGAGTTACTTGAAGATATCGACGAGCTATCCCTGCACCTCGTAGCTAAACTTCGTGAGAATGGCTTTGACCCTGAATCCATTCCCAAAGTAGAGGACGAGATTCTGGGAAGAAGAGATGCGAGGTTAGAGCTGGTATTAAATTATATAATAAAGCTCTCCCAAAAAATAACTTCTACAGAGGATGAGCTGAACAATCTGTTGGCTGCATCAGAGGGATGTTACGTGCCTTCCGGACCCTCCGGAGCTCCAACTCGCGGTATGGCTGATATACTTCCGACTGGCAGGAACTTCTATTCCGTAGATCCTCAGGCGATACCCACTCCAGCAGCCTGGAATGTGGGGGTCGCAAATGCAGATGCTCTGCTGAGGCGCTACATTCGTGAAGAGGGTCGTTATCCAGAGGCGATCGGGATGGTGATCTGGGGTAGCAGCACAATGCGTACAAAGGGGGATGATATCGCAGAGGCATTGTATCTCATAGGTGTTCGGCCCATCTGGGATCGGAGGAACGGACGAGTCCAGGGTCTGGAGGTCATACCCCTAGAGGAGCTCAAACGTCCACGTATAGATGTATTGATACGCATAAGCGGCCTGTTTCGGGATGCTTTTCCAAATATAGTTCATCTGATCGATGAAGCGGTGGAGATGGTGGCCAGTCTGGACGAACCACATGATATGAACTATCTGGCCAGACATGTGGCAGAGGATGTGAATGAGAAACTGGATGATGGCATTGATCCGAAGCTGGCAAGGATAGAGGCATCCTATCGCATCTTCGGCTGCAGGCCAGGTGCATACGGCGCAGGCGTCTGTGAGGCAGTGGACTCCAAAAACTGGAGGGATTTGAAAGACCTTGCTGAGATCTATGTTACCTGGGGTGGATATGCTTATACAAGACAGGAATATGGAACGATAGTACCAGAATCTTTTAAGAAATGCCTTTGCAGGTTAGAGCTGACCGTCAAGAACGAGGATACAAGAGAATATGACATGCTCGACAGCGATGACTTCTACTCATATCATGGGGGCATGATCGCAGCTGTTAGAGCGTTCAGAGGAGATAGACCACGTTCTTACTGCGGAGACAGCTCTGATCCGGAACGCGTGAAGGTGAGGAGTATATCTGAAGAGACGATGCACATCTTCCGTGCTCGAATACTGAACCCCAAGTGGATCGAGAGCATGAAGCGGCATGGTTACAAAGGCGCAGGAGACCTCTCCAGGACGGTGGATGTGGTTTTTGGATGGGATGCAACATCTGAGGTTATTGAGGAATGGATGTACGAGGAGCTCGCAAACAGATATGCTCTTGATAAGGATATGCAGGAGTGGTTGAAGGAGGTAAATCCACATGCTCTGCAGAACATAGTTGAACGGTTGCTGGAGGCGATTGAGAGAGGCATGTGGAGAGCAACAGAGAGTATGCGTGAGAAACTGCGCAGCATATATCTGGATGTAGAGGGGACGCTTGAAGAGTGA
- a CDS encoding ABC transporter substrate-binding protein has product MKLKSVLQVALLACILVSTAHADEGYPRTIIDSAGREVEIKMPVERIIVQNGGAARALMALDAADKVVGVADFIPKNPELYPLLTDKQVVGTWKSFDYELVGEIAKRGDTITPDIIVLCYYYKGMSFSIDSFEKGFAPFENITLIALDFTNPENLTDSLYKLGVILGKEEKAREINEWRQKQIELVKSAVEGQPMPRVYIESGASKGLGELTAFGPESGMGTLVKIAGGDNIAGSLGEVFPKVSWEWVVSQNPDVILVWYSADSVGWEPSPSEDTVELERKLNEVLDRPGGASISAVNAERVFLCHSMMLSGLENVVGLAYIAKLLHPDADLDPHEIWEEYQRITGLDYPDDRIFVYPEVPK; this is encoded by the coding sequence ATGAAACTAAAATCTGTTCTGCAGGTCGCTCTTTTAGCATGCATTCTTGTCTCGACTGCTCATGCAGACGAGGGTTATCCCAGGACGATAATAGACTCTGCCGGGCGTGAAGTTGAGATCAAGATGCCGGTGGAGCGGATAATCGTACAGAATGGCGGTGCTGCCAGAGCTCTTATGGCGCTGGATGCTGCTGATAAGGTGGTTGGGGTCGCGGATTTCATACCCAAAAATCCAGAGCTGTATCCATTGCTTACGGACAAGCAGGTGGTCGGAACATGGAAGTCGTTCGATTACGAGCTGGTTGGTGAGATAGCGAAGAGAGGAGATACCATAACTCCTGATATCATAGTACTATGCTACTATTATAAGGGAATGTCCTTCTCGATCGACTCCTTTGAGAAGGGGTTTGCTCCGTTCGAGAACATAACGCTGATTGCACTGGACTTCACAAACCCAGAGAACCTCACAGACTCATTGTACAAGCTGGGAGTTATTCTGGGTAAAGAGGAGAAGGCAAGAGAGATCAACGAATGGAGACAGAAGCAGATAGAGCTGGTGAAATCTGCTGTGGAAGGCCAGCCAATGCCTCGGGTGTATATTGAATCTGGAGCCTCTAAAGGACTGGGCGAGCTTACAGCGTTTGGACCAGAATCAGGAATGGGCACACTTGTCAAAATAGCTGGCGGGGATAACATCGCGGGATCGCTGGGAGAGGTCTTCCCCAAGGTATCATGGGAATGGGTTGTATCACAGAATCCCGATGTGATTCTGGTATGGTACTCAGCAGATTCTGTCGGCTGGGAGCCGTCGCCAAGTGAAGATACTGTAGAACTGGAACGGAAACTTAATGAAGTTCTTGACCGGCCGGGTGGTGCCAGCATCAGTGCGGTGAACGCAGAAAGGGTATTTCTCTGTCATTCTATGATGCTTTCCGGGCTGGAGAATGTGGTTGGTCTGGCATATATAGCCAAACTGCTGCATCCGGATGCAGATCTGGACCCCCATGAGATTTGGGAGGAATATCAGAGGATAACAGGTCTGGACTATCCAGATGACAGGATATTTGTCTATCCTGAAGTACCAAAATAG
- a CDS encoding ribbon-helix-helix domain-containing protein, translating to MPKVTVEIPQHIIDDVNRHVGNGKKFVSFSDAVRTALRKMLDQLDEIDRMRGRLE from the coding sequence ATGCCGAAGGTCACGGTTGAGATACCACAACACATCATAGATGATGTGAACAGGCACGTAGGGAATGGAAAGAAGTTCGTGAGCTTCTCAGATGCCGTGCGCACCGCTCTCAGGAAGATGCTCGACCAGCTCGATGAGATCGACAGGATGCGGGGACGCCTAGAATGA
- the queD gene encoding 6-carboxytetrahydropterin synthase QueD, with protein sequence MRMGLSMEFDAAHHLPMHDGKCSRIHGHTYRVEVVLQGDPGDDGMIIDFYMLKKIVGRVIQELDHNNLNTVLQNPTAEMIASHIHRRLHEELKMTGLSDKATLLSVRLWEGRDKWVMVDG encoded by the coding sequence ATGAGAATGGGCTTATCGATGGAGTTCGACGCGGCCCACCACCTTCCCATGCATGATGGCAAATGCTCCCGGATTCATGGGCATACATACAGGGTAGAGGTTGTTCTCCAGGGAGATCCAGGAGATGATGGTATGATCATAGATTTTTACATGCTGAAAAAGATCGTGGGCAGGGTGATCCAAGAACTAGACCATAACAATCTCAACACAGTTCTCCAGAACCCAACCGCTGAGATGATCGCATCTCACATCCACAGAAGACTGCACGAGGAACTGAAGATGACCGGTTTATCTGATAAAGCCACACTTCTCTCGGTCAGGCTCTGGGAGGGTCGCGACAAGTGGGTGATGGTAGATGGGTAG